A single genomic interval of Lathyrus oleraceus cultivar Zhongwan6 chromosome 7, CAAS_Psat_ZW6_1.0, whole genome shotgun sequence harbors:
- the LOC127105133 gene encoding 40S ribosomal protein S12-2 gives MSGEEAVVAAEPVVAAPGIPGEPMDIMTAVQLVLRKSRAYGGLARGLHESAKVIEKHTAQLCVLAEDCDQPDYVKLVKALCAEHNVSLLTVPNAKTLGEWAGLCKIDSEGKARKVTGCSCVVVKDFGEEHEAYNVVLQHVKSN, from the exons ATGTCTGG TGAAGAAGCAGTTGTTGCAGCCGAGCCTGTTGTTGCTGCACCTGGAATTCCAGGGGAGCCAATGGACATCATGACTGCTGTTCAGCTTGTGCTGAGAAAGTCCCGTGCTTATGGCGGCCTTGCAAGAGGTCTTCATGAGAGTGCTAAAGTGATTGAGAAGCATACGGCACAGCTTTGTGTTCTAGCTGAAGATTGTGACCAACCTGATTATGTCAAATTGGTCAAGGCTCTTTGTGCTGAGCACAATGTTAGTTTGTTGACTGTTCCAAATGCAAAGACCCTCGGAGAATGGGCTGGT CTGTGCAAGATTGATTCAGAAGGAAAAGCGAGGAAGGTAACTGGTTGCTCCTGTGTGGTTGTCAAG GATTTTGGCGAGGAGCACGAAGCATACAATGTTGTTTTGCAACATGTGAAATCTAACTGA
- the LOC127105132 gene encoding uncharacterized protein LOC127105132: MVGACCIAAPPISHLPLPNPKTNKIQNFQQTKSSPLPSLSISQLPNRRLFLFSLPLSSFLFLPFPAFGEDNSVIDTEYDPVTRSERDASALISQRVSRGVELLEKGRELQALGDFNGALQYFSQVIESYKDLAFSEYARVGRALALYEVGDREEAIAEMEDVSISLKGYPEVHAALAAALYSDKHAALLAENQFTIATLLDPHFTDLSYVRDTKHWPPSLISSLQHFITLS; encoded by the exons ATGGTAGGTGCATGCTGCATAGCAGCACCACCCATTTCCCATCTTCCATTGCCAAATCCCAAAACTAACAAAATACAGAACTTCCAGCAGACCAAATCATCACCTCTACCATCCCTTTCCATATCTCAACTTCCAAACAGACGCTTGTTCCTTTTCTCCCTCCCTCTTTCTAGTTTCCTTTTCCTTCCTTTTCCTGCATTTGGTGAAGATAACAGTGTAATTGACACAGAATATGATCCAGTAACTCGTTCTGAAAGAGACGCCAGTGCTTTAATCTCACAGAGAGTTTCTAGAGGCGTTGAGTTGTTGGAGAAAGGTAGGGAATTGCAAGCTCTCGGCGACTTCAATGGCGCTCTTCAATACTTCTCTCAG GTGATTGAAAGCTACAAAGACTTGGCATTCTCAGAGTATGCAAGGGTAGGGAGAGCACTGGCCCTATATGAAGTTGGTGACAGAGAAGAAGCAATTGCAGAGATGGAAGACGTTTCAATATCCCTAAAGGGGTATCCAG AAGTTCACGCAGCTCTTGCAGCAGCGTTATACTCAGATAAGCATGCGGCATTGCTTGCTGAAAACCAGTTTACAATTGCGACTCTTCTTGATCCTCACTTTACAGATCTTTCATATGTTAGAGACACGAAGCACTGGCCTCCAAGTTTGATCAGTTCTCTGCAGCATTTCATTACACTATCTTAA
- the LOC127105134 gene encoding ras-related protein RABC1 yields MDSSSGNQEFDYLFKLLMIGDSGVGKSSLLLRFTSDDFEDLSPTIGVDFKVKYVSMEGKKLKLAIWDTAGQERFRTLTSSYYRGAQGIIMVYDVTRRETFTDLSEVWAKEIELYSTNQDCMRMLVGNKVDKEEDRVVTKKEGINFAREYGCLFIECSAKTRVNVQQCFEELVLKILDTPSLLAEGSKGVKKNIFKDNLPKSDASTSGCC; encoded by the exons ATGGATTCGAGTTCGGGGAATCAAGAATTCGATTATTTGTTCAAACTATTAATGATTGGGGATTCTGGTGTTGGCAAAAGTAGTCTTCTTCTCAGATTCACCTCCGATGATTTTGAAGATCTCTCCCCCACCATTG GTGTTGATTTTAAGGTCAAATATGTCTCCATGGAGGGTAAAAAACTCAAGCTTGCAATTTGGGATACTG CTGGTCAGGAGAGATTTAGAACACTCACTAGCTCTTACTACAGAGGGGCGCAAGGAATCATTATGG TTTATGACGTAACCCGGCGAGAAACATTTACAGATCTATCTGAAGTATGGGCAAAGGAAATAGAGCTTTATTCGACAAATCAAGACTGCATGAGGATGCTTGTTGGAAACAAAGTAGATAAG GAGGAGGATAGAGTTGTGACAAAGAAAGAAGGAATAAACTTTGCTAGGGAATATGGTTGCTTATTTATCGAATGCAGTGCTAAAACTCGAGTAAACGTGCAGCAATGCTTTGAAGAGCTTGTTTTGAAG ATTCTTGATACACCTAGCCTCTTAGCCGAGGGATCTAAGGGGGTAAAAAAGAACATTTTTAAGGACAACCTACCCAAGTCTGATGCATCCACAAGTGGCTGTTGCTGA
- the LOC127105135 gene encoding mitogen-activated protein kinase kinase kinase 3 codes for MPAWWSRRSSKNKQERDGNDNDEEDEEEQSRGGVLHFNFMKSPINAIRNGSNGDSKKSKMKKQKPKSFDEVFNRNSPRTSREFDGGAATEKKGLPLPLPAHCDQALGSPSVSGSSVSSSTSFDDHPISPQFVSNNRGQDEVKFNVRSRSPGPASRGPTSPTSPLHPRLQALSLDSPTGKQDDGRSQCHPLPLPPGSPTSPSSALCNTRSSGPFENTTPNLSKWKKGKLLGRGTFGHVYLGFNSENGQMCAIKEVRVGCDDQNSKECLKQLNQEINLLNKLSHPNIVQYHGSEPGEESLSIYLEYVSGGSIHKLLQEYGPFKEPVIQNYTRQIVSGLAYLHGRNTVHRDIKGANILVDPNGEIKLADFGMAKHITSAASMLSFKGSPYWMAPEVVMNTNGYSLPVDIWSLGCTLIEMAASKPPWSQYEGVAAIFKIGNSKDMPEIPEHLSNDAKNFIMLCLQRDPLARPTAQKLLEHPFIRDQSATRAATRDVSSYMFDGSRTPPVLEPHSNRRSITSLDGDYATKSAIAAPRATRSPRDHTRMITSLPVSPSSSPLRQYGADHRSCFYSPPHPSYTTMGQNSYTLNDTPSYPVRSNATFTLDPWRHETSTYKAHTPPGGSPRMRFI; via the exons ATGCCGGCGTGGTGGAGTAGAAGGTCATCAAAGAACAAACAAGAGCGCGATGGTAACGAtaatgatgaagaagatgaagaagaacAATCACGCGGCGGCGTTCTTCACTTTAATTTCATGAAATCGCCTATCAACGCGATTAGGAACGGTAGCAACGGTGATAGTAAGAAGAGTAAGATGAAGAAACAGAAGCCCAAGAGTTTTGATGAGGTTTTCAACCGGAATTCACCGAGAACTAGCAGGGAATTTGATGGCGGCGCCGCCACTGAAAAGAAAGGACTTCCGTTGCCTCTTCCTGCTCACTGTGATCAGGCTTTGGGATCTCCTTCCGTTTCTGGCTCTAGTGTCAGTTCATCTACCTCTTTTGATGATCATCCAATTTCTCCTCAGTTTGTTTCTAATAACAG AGGACAAGATGAGGTGAAGTTCAATGTGAGGTCAAGAAGTCCAGGTCCTGCGTCAAGAGGACCTACTAGCCCTACATCACCTCTTCATCCAAGGTTGCAGGCTTTGAGTCTAGACTCACCTACTGGAAAACAAGACGATGGAAGGAGTCAATGTCATCCATTGCCTCTTCCGCCAGGTTCTCCCACTAGTCCTTCTTCTGCTCTTTGCAACACACGTTCAAGTGGACCGTTTGAAAACACTACCCCTAACCTGTCCAAGTGGAAGAAAGGAAAGCTTCTAGGCCGGGGAACATTTGGGCATGTTTATCTTGGATTCAATAG TGAAAATGGACAAATGTGTGCAATAAAAGAAGTTAGGGTTGGCTGTGATGATCAAAATTCAAAAGAGTGCCTCAAACAACTTAACCAG GAGATAAATTTGCTCAATAAGCTTTCACACCCAAACATTGTTCAATACCATGGGAGTGAACCG GGAGAGGAATCACTTTCAATTTATTTGGAATATGTCTCTGGTGGTTCTATCCATAAATTACTTCAGGAATATGGACCGTTCAAGGAACCTGTTATTCAAAATTATACCAGGCAGATTGTCTCTGGGCTTGCCTATCTACATGGAAGAAATACAGTACACAG GGATATCAAAGGGGCTAACATACTAGTTGATCCTAATGGTGAAATCAAACTAGCAGACTTTGGAATGGCTAAACAT ATAACTTCTGCCGCTTCAATGCTTTCATTCAAAGGAAGTCCGTACTGGATGGCACCTGAA GTTGTAATGAACACAAATGGCTATAGCCTTCCAGTTGATATATGGAGCTTGGGATGCACACTTATTGAAATGGCAGCGTCGAAGCCTCCTTGGAGTCAGTATGAAGGG GTAGCTGCCATATTTAAAATTGGAAACAGCAAAGATATGCCTGAAATTCCTGAGCATCTGTCAAATGATGCGAAGAATTTCATTATGTTATGTTTACAGCGGGACCCATTAGCTCGCCCAACAGCCCAGAAATTACTAGAGCACCCCTTCATTAGAGATCAATCAGCAACAAGAGCTGCAACCAGAGATGTTTCCTCTTACATGTTTGATGGAAGCCGAACACCG CCTGTTTTAGAGCCTCATTCCAATAGAAGAAGTATAACATCACTTGATGGAGACTATGCAACGAAGTCAGCTATTGCAGCTCCACGTGCAACAAGGAGTCCAAG AGATCACACAAGAATGATCACATCTTTACCAGTATCTCCCTCTTCAAGTCCATTGCGACAGTATGGAGCAGATCATAGGAGCTGTTTCTATTCTCCTCCTCATCCATCTTACACAACAATGGGACAAAATAGTTACACTCTGAATGACACACCCTCTTATCCAGTGAGATCAAATGCAACATTTACTCTTGACCCTTGGCGGCATGAAACATCTACATACAAAGCCCATACACCACCTGGTGGATCTCCAAGAATGAGGTTCATTTGA